Proteins encoded in a region of the Ruegeria sp. AD91A genome:
- a CDS encoding TetR/AcrR family transcriptional regulator translates to MRPNKRDELVSKALKVFYRDGFHATGMDKLVVETGVSKTSMYKHFRTKEDLIVAALRLRDENFRNWFFQRIDEMAETPAEQIIVSFNALKEWFEEDGFRGCMFIKAGAEYQDKDHPIHVQAAEHKQLLLEHFTIIAQQAGAHDPRKLASQIVLLQEGAIVSAVLLKNCDPAEDAKDAAKHLLAKELA, encoded by the coding sequence ATGCGCCCAAACAAACGGGATGAGTTGGTCAGCAAGGCCCTGAAGGTCTTTTACCGCGACGGGTTTCACGCAACCGGCATGGACAAGCTGGTTGTGGAAACAGGCGTGTCAAAGACGTCGATGTACAAGCATTTCCGCACCAAGGAAGACCTGATCGTGGCCGCGCTGCGCCTGCGGGATGAGAACTTCCGCAACTGGTTCTTTCAACGCATCGACGAGATGGCAGAAACACCAGCCGAACAGATCATCGTCAGCTTCAATGCCCTGAAGGAATGGTTTGAAGAGGACGGGTTCCGGGGCTGCATGTTCATCAAGGCCGGGGCCGAGTATCAGGATAAGGATCACCCCATCCATGTGCAGGCCGCTGAGCACAAACAGCTTTTGCTGGAACATTTTACGATCATAGCCCAACAGGCCGGCGCGCATGATCCTCGAAAACTCGCGAGTCAGATCGTACTGTTGCAAGAGGGAGCAATCGTATCCGCCGTTCTGCTTAAGAACTGCGATCCGGCTGAAGACGCCAAGGATGCGGCCAAACACCTGTTGGCCAAAGAACTGGCTTAA
- a CDS encoding acyl-CoA dehydrogenase family protein yields MSLFTSTAAWVTDEHRMFADMAGRFMDDELSPNIETWVENGVVDRDFWRKAGETGLMAGAIPEEYGGVGGGMGFDAITAYEQGARGDAGWGYGIQSIVTHYLTAYGSEGQKKKWLPKLASGELVGALAMTEPSTGSDVQAVRTTAEKDGNSYRLNGSKIFITNGQTADLIIVAAKTDKSAGARGVSLIVVETDGCEGFRRGRNLKKLGMKGNDTAELFFEDVKVPMTNLLGPEEGQGFYQLMKQLPWERLNIAIMALGAIDFAIAETVKYVQERKAFGQRVMDFQNTRFKLAECKTKAEVLRSFINDCIGKLEVGELDAATASMAKYWGSEVQNEIMHECLQLFGGYGFMMEYPIARLYADARVQMIYGGTNEVMKELIARSLDV; encoded by the coding sequence ATGTCACTTTTCACTTCGACTGCGGCATGGGTCACCGATGAACACCGCATGTTCGCGGATATGGCTGGTCGGTTCATGGATGACGAACTGTCGCCCAATATCGAAACCTGGGTTGAAAACGGCGTTGTGGATCGCGATTTCTGGCGCAAGGCCGGCGAAACCGGGCTGATGGCGGGTGCGATCCCCGAAGAATATGGCGGTGTCGGCGGCGGCATGGGCTTTGACGCCATCACGGCTTATGAGCAGGGCGCGCGAGGAGATGCGGGTTGGGGCTATGGCATTCAGTCGATCGTGACCCACTATCTCACCGCCTATGGCAGCGAAGGTCAGAAGAAGAAGTGGTTGCCCAAACTGGCGTCGGGCGAATTGGTCGGCGCGCTAGCAATGACAGAACCCAGCACCGGCTCGGACGTGCAGGCCGTGCGGACGACCGCCGAGAAGGACGGGAACTCCTATCGGCTGAACGGGTCAAAGATCTTCATCACGAACGGACAGACTGCGGATCTGATTATCGTGGCCGCCAAGACCGACAAGTCCGCTGGCGCACGCGGCGTCTCATTGATTGTGGTGGAAACTGACGGGTGTGAAGGTTTTCGCCGGGGGCGGAACCTCAAGAAACTGGGCATGAAGGGCAATGACACTGCCGAGTTGTTTTTCGAAGATGTCAAAGTGCCGATGACAAACCTGTTGGGGCCCGAAGAAGGGCAGGGTTTCTATCAGCTGATGAAACAACTGCCCTGGGAACGGCTGAATATCGCTATCATGGCGCTGGGCGCGATCGATTTCGCCATCGCCGAAACAGTGAAATACGTGCAGGAACGCAAAGCCTTCGGGCAGCGGGTGATGGATTTTCAGAATACCCGGTTCAAACTGGCGGAATGCAAGACCAAGGCCGAGGTTCTGCGCAGTTTCATCAATGATTGTATCGGAAAACTGGAAGTGGGCGAGCTGGACGCGGCCACGGCCTCGATGGCCAAATACTGGGGCTCTGAGGTGCAGAATGAGATCATGCATGAATGCCTGCAACTGTTCGGCGGCTACGGGTTCATGATGGAATATCCGATCGCGCGTCTTTACGCGGATGCCAGGGTGCAGATGATTTATGGCGGCACCAACGAGGTCATGAAAGAGCTGATCGCGCGATCGCTCGACGTCTGA
- a CDS encoding NAD(P)/FAD-dependent oxidoreductase — MTAACAGASVCLLEAREIGFGGSGRNVGLVNAGLWLPPDDIRARIGAEPGERLIDLLAKAPSDVFALIGKYDIACEPVRNGTLHCAHSASGLKNLQTRHAQLSEAGAPVELLSADQAGERTGSQAFHGALFDPRAGTIQPLAYAMGLVRAASQAGARIHMRSPVQTMTYEGGHWVLKTPGGTVRAKSVIQATNAYHHALPDTAPAYVPVYYFQYTTAPLTDSLRASILPKKEGCWDTGLIMTSFRLDQAGRMIIGGIGDLGHAGRVAHSGWVRRKLAELYPELAGQPLEHGWHGRIAMTSDHIPKITRIGPNALAAHGYSGRGIGPGTVFGRMMAESLLTNDLSLLPVLAVSEYRESWTRVRRAFFESGAALTHLIKARV, encoded by the coding sequence TTGACCGCAGCCTGCGCCGGCGCGTCGGTCTGCCTGCTGGAGGCGCGAGAGATCGGGTTTGGCGGATCAGGGCGCAATGTAGGTCTGGTCAATGCCGGGTTGTGGTTGCCGCCGGACGATATCCGCGCGCGTATCGGTGCAGAGCCGGGAGAACGTTTGATCGACTTGCTGGCCAAGGCGCCGTCGGATGTGTTTGCTCTGATCGGTAAATATGACATTGCATGTGAGCCAGTGCGAAACGGAACCCTGCATTGTGCGCATTCCGCGTCCGGGTTGAAGAACCTGCAAACGCGTCATGCGCAGTTGAGCGAAGCAGGAGCGCCGGTTGAGTTGCTGTCAGCAGACCAGGCCGGTGAACGCACCGGCAGCCAAGCCTTTCACGGTGCCTTGTTCGATCCACGGGCAGGAACCATTCAGCCTTTGGCCTATGCGATGGGTTTGGTGCGCGCGGCGTCGCAGGCCGGGGCACGGATACATATGCGCAGCCCAGTGCAGACTATGACATATGAGGGCGGGCACTGGGTTTTGAAGACACCAGGCGGGACGGTTCGGGCAAAGTCGGTCATTCAGGCGACAAATGCCTATCATCATGCGTTGCCGGATACCGCGCCTGCTTATGTGCCGGTCTACTATTTCCAGTACACCACAGCCCCGCTGACTGACAGTTTGCGCGCCAGTATCCTGCCAAAGAAAGAAGGGTGCTGGGATACCGGACTGATCATGACGTCATTCCGACTGGATCAGGCGGGGCGGATGATCATTGGCGGCATTGGGGATCTGGGACATGCCGGTCGGGTTGCACATTCCGGTTGGGTCCGGCGCAAGCTGGCCGAGCTCTATCCGGAATTGGCCGGCCAGCCGTTGGAACACGGGTGGCACGGGCGGATCGCAATGACGTCGGACCATATTCCGAAGATCACGCGGATCGGCCCCAACGCTCTGGCCGCGCACGGGTATTCGGGCCGCGGCATCGGCCCGGGCACGGTGTTCGGCCGAATGATGGCCGAGAGTCTTCTTACCAATGATCTCTCGCTTCTGCCGGTTCTCGCCGTGTCGGAATACCGAGAAAGCTGGACACGCGTGCGCCGCGCCTTTTTCGAATCCGGCGCGGCGCTGACACATCTTATAAAGGCGCGGGTCTGA
- a CDS encoding SDR family oxidoreductase codes for MEKVALITAGGSGMGADSARRLAADGFKVGILSSSGKGEALAKELGGVGITGSNQSTEDLKKLVDAAMAHWGRVDVLVNSAGHGPRAPILELTDEDWHTGMDVYFLNAVRPTRLVTPIMQAQGGGSIINISTFAAFEPDPVFPTSGVFRAGLAAFTKLYADKYAAENIRMNNVLPGFIDSLPEKEEFRGRIPMGRYGRSYDEIASFVALLASEGGGYITGQNIRVDGGITRSV; via the coding sequence ATGGAAAAAGTAGCACTTATTACAGCGGGCGGCAGTGGCATGGGTGCGGATTCCGCCCGGAGGCTGGCGGCGGACGGGTTCAAGGTTGGCATTCTGTCTTCCTCGGGCAAGGGAGAAGCTTTGGCGAAAGAATTGGGCGGCGTCGGCATTACCGGCTCGAACCAGTCCACCGAGGATTTGAAGAAGCTTGTCGATGCGGCCATGGCCCATTGGGGGCGCGTTGACGTTCTTGTCAATTCCGCCGGTCACGGCCCCCGCGCTCCGATCCTTGAACTGACGGACGAGGATTGGCACACCGGGATGGATGTCTATTTCCTGAACGCGGTGCGCCCCACACGGCTTGTGACCCCGATCATGCAGGCGCAGGGGGGTGGATCGATCATCAACATCTCGACCTTTGCCGCGTTCGAACCGGATCCGGTTTTTCCGACCTCGGGCGTGTTCCGGGCCGGGCTGGCCGCCTTCACCAAGCTGTACGCGGACAAGTATGCCGCGGAGAATATCCGAATGAACAACGTTCTTCCGGGCTTCATTGACAGCCTTCCCGAGAAGGAAGAGTTCCGCGGCCGCATCCCAATGGGGCGCTATGGGCGCAGTTATGACGAGATCGCCTCGTTCGTCGCTTTGCTTGCCTCAGAAGGCGGCGGCTATATCACCGGACAGAATATCCGTGTGGACGGCGGTATCACCCGGTCTGTCTGA
- a CDS encoding LysR substrate-binding domain-containing protein: protein MVALPPLNALRAFEASARHLNFRLAAEELGVTQGAVAQQVRGLEARLDEVLFDRLPRGLRLTESGRRFHAPLRRAFRLIEEAVEDLSPDRRITLSVTPSFASKWLVPRLSSFTEVYPDISVQVDARERLADFKSDGVDLAVRQGRAPFGSELEAVPLFSTEFIPVCTPAMAGEVSTPSDLMKQVLLNDTHGLWPLFLERVGVSGKPRMMSFSQTSLAIDAAVSGQGIALANAPLVAQEVASGRLVQPLADVLVEDLGFYVVAPRKPRQPQLVEIMRDWLLSQV from the coding sequence ATGGTCGCCCTTCCGCCCCTGAACGCTTTACGTGCTTTCGAAGCTTCTGCGCGTCATTTGAACTTTCGACTGGCCGCCGAGGAGCTTGGCGTTACACAAGGGGCAGTGGCGCAGCAGGTGCGCGGGCTTGAGGCACGATTGGACGAGGTTCTGTTCGATCGCCTGCCGCGTGGGTTGCGTCTGACCGAATCCGGGCGGCGGTTTCACGCGCCCCTGCGTCGTGCCTTCAGGTTGATCGAAGAGGCTGTCGAAGACCTGTCTCCGGACCGCCGGATCACCTTGTCGGTCACGCCCAGCTTTGCCTCGAAATGGTTGGTGCCGCGTTTGTCGAGCTTCACTGAGGTGTATCCGGACATCTCGGTTCAAGTGGATGCGCGCGAACGTCTGGCGGATTTCAAATCGGATGGCGTTGACCTAGCTGTCAGGCAGGGACGGGCGCCGTTTGGCTCGGAATTGGAGGCAGTACCATTGTTCTCGACCGAGTTCATCCCCGTGTGCACCCCTGCCATGGCGGGGGAAGTCAGCACCCCTTCTGACTTGATGAAGCAGGTATTGCTGAACGATACCCATGGGTTGTGGCCCTTGTTTCTTGAAAGGGTGGGGGTAAGCGGAAAGCCCAGAATGATGAGTTTCAGCCAGACCAGTCTTGCGATCGACGCGGCAGTTTCGGGGCAGGGTATAGCACTGGCCAATGCGCCTCTTGTCGCGCAAGAAGTGGCCTCGGGCCGTCTGGTTCAGCCGCTTGCGGATGTCCTGGTTGAAGATCTGGGGTTTTATGTGGTTGCGCCCCGTAAGCCACGCCAGCCGCAACTGGTCGAGATCATGCGAGACTGGCTGTTGTCTCAGGTCTGA
- a CDS encoding LysR family transcriptional regulator, with protein MKKIDFTDLDGKVLRTFLTILEESSVSKAADRLGVTQSAISHTLAKLRLVLGDPLFVRSGQGLTPTERALSLKEPAQKVLDGMRALTEGRPFDPQSEQIRIRIATNDMPRELIFPQLLRETRAEGAGLRLEFIPSGVPDPELLRSDRCQLMLTPLPPDGPDIFQKHLMTSPLVVFYDATQHSPPDSWEAYCNCDHVEVRFADGRNARAVMRGVDQSQIRPAVVTLPHFNAIPAFIQGSDLISTDTALMKQGPLVGLDCAPLPFECAPVSIYMVWHQRSANDPAHRWLRARIEAIAASLQT; from the coding sequence ATGAAGAAAATCGATTTCACTGATCTAGACGGCAAGGTTCTGCGCACGTTTCTGACCATACTCGAGGAAAGCTCGGTTTCGAAAGCTGCGGATCGGCTGGGCGTCACGCAATCGGCCATCAGCCACACGCTGGCCAAGCTCCGGCTGGTGCTGGGCGACCCGTTGTTTGTCCGGTCCGGTCAGGGCCTTACCCCGACCGAGCGCGCCTTGTCCCTGAAGGAGCCCGCGCAAAAGGTGCTGGACGGAATGCGGGCGCTGACCGAAGGGCGGCCGTTCGACCCGCAGTCCGAACAGATCAGGATCCGCATCGCCACCAATGACATGCCGCGCGAGTTGATCTTTCCGCAGCTGCTTCGAGAAACACGTGCCGAAGGCGCAGGTCTGCGGCTGGAATTCATTCCTTCAGGCGTGCCCGACCCCGAGCTGCTGCGCAGTGACAGATGCCAGTTGATGCTGACCCCGTTGCCGCCGGACGGGCCGGATATCTTTCAGAAACACCTGATGACCAGTCCGCTGGTGGTGTTCTATGACGCCACGCAGCACTCACCGCCCGACAGTTGGGAAGCCTATTGCAACTGCGATCATGTCGAGGTGCGTTTTGCCGATGGCCGCAACGCCCGCGCCGTCATGCGAGGCGTCGATCAAAGCCAGATCAGGCCAGCGGTAGTAACCCTGCCGCATTTCAACGCCATCCCGGCCTTCATACAGGGCAGCGACCTGATCTCAACCGACACGGCGCTGATGAAACAGGGCCCGCTGGTTGGGCTGGATTGCGCACCACTGCCGTTCGAATGCGCGCCGGTGTCGATCTACATGGTCTGGCATCAGAGGTCGGCCAATGATCCGGCACATCGCTGGTTGCGGGCCCGGATCGAGGCAATCGCTGCATCTCTTCAGACCTGA
- a CDS encoding reductive dehalogenase yields MGIRFFSDKNRPVHMGRYPLERLTRQDTMPDLSRVPLMGELSFHRPERPDSIVNAMGEFQAMLDAIRDGLVNPIASEIPSDPQERANHLKAFGYFNDASMMGCGPLPSDALLDEPRRNPDIDRLAHALRTRQTKTLASGIDLIMADLKDSMEAAPKPIDDHCHTIVFLYEHNRDPDPSEPGADWIINAQDHRACLLATENAVVIANYIRLLGFDARAHSVMSSEVDLDRLAVAAGLATVESGELVAPWLGTRFGLAAVTTEMPIAHDRPLRPVAQQPWFRTQGPAWWLGTGFAKNAINRDPYAKRRYVDGAHPFEKLKRVETPTTYVDEENVARVPKRADMFARAQFGDMGKSLQDAAKGGYYVRKAAPSFAQRRALGAFVLLQDGESADLRKPADAGRNAANIKAATYFLGVDAVGLSRCPEWAWYSHDATGEEIVPPHDQAISMIIDQGYETMEGASGDDWISVAQSMRAYLRFSLLGGVLAQQIRNLGYRAKAHTVMDGEVLQPPLLLLSGLGEVSRIGEVILNPYLGPRLKSGVVTTDMPIAHDKPIDFGLQTFCESCNKCARECPSGAITAGPKLMFNGYEIWKSDSQKCATYRVTTPGGAMCGRCMKTCPWNLEGIFKERPFRWAAMNIPSAAPALARLDDAVGNGGLNDIKKWWWDIELQPDGAYRPTTHPLNRRDLQKDLDLKYEDQTLAVYPAYLAPHPWPYPFAMDREAGIAAYEAMVTADEYKARKASGDMSIIHRYQIAGDAPVMRVAVTKVDKMTADVTKYEFTSLDGAPLPGWTAGAHLDVLVAPEFLRQYSMSGDPSDHATYQIGVLREDVGRGGSALLHRIFTEGRKVFVSKPINHFELDDTAIRTFLMGGGIGITPMIAFAHHLHALGREFELHYSASTRDGAGYLDDLAAMPWADRVHFHFSDEGTRADLNVILSGYRDGWHVYTCGPDRYMNGVIQAAEQQGFPEEARHLEYFSVPEMPEYENHAFELKLARSGRILPVPADKDAAQVLNESGFHVDVKCADGICGVCKCGVISGEVEHRDFVLSRKQREGAMILCQSRAAEPDGLIEIDL; encoded by the coding sequence ATGGGAATCCGCTTTTTCTCGGACAAGAACCGGCCCGTTCACATGGGGCGATACCCGTTGGAGCGTTTGACCCGACAAGATACCATGCCGGACTTGTCGCGTGTGCCCTTGATGGGCGAACTGAGTTTCCACCGGCCGGAACGGCCCGACAGCATCGTCAACGCCATGGGCGAATTTCAGGCGATGCTGGACGCGATCCGCGACGGGTTGGTGAACCCGATTGCATCCGAGATCCCATCAGATCCGCAGGAACGCGCCAACCATCTGAAGGCATTCGGATATTTCAACGATGCGTCGATGATGGGCTGCGGGCCGTTGCCGTCAGATGCACTGTTGGACGAACCACGCCGCAACCCCGATATCGACCGGCTTGCCCATGCGCTGCGAACGCGCCAGACCAAGACGCTGGCCTCTGGGATCGATCTCATCATGGCGGATCTGAAAGACAGTATGGAGGCCGCGCCCAAGCCGATTGACGACCACTGTCACACCATCGTTTTTCTCTATGAACATAACCGCGATCCGGACCCTTCCGAACCCGGTGCGGATTGGATCATCAACGCGCAGGATCATCGTGCCTGCCTGCTGGCAACCGAGAATGCCGTGGTCATCGCCAACTATATCCGTCTGCTGGGTTTTGACGCCCGTGCGCACAGCGTGATGTCGTCCGAAGTCGATCTGGACAGGCTGGCCGTGGCCGCCGGTCTGGCCACGGTCGAGAGCGGTGAACTGGTTGCGCCGTGGCTGGGCACCAGGTTTGGCCTTGCAGCCGTGACGACCGAGATGCCCATCGCGCATGACCGGCCGCTCAGGCCCGTGGCGCAACAGCCGTGGTTTCGGACTCAAGGCCCGGCATGGTGGTTGGGAACGGGATTTGCCAAGAACGCCATCAACCGTGACCCATATGCCAAAAGACGCTATGTGGACGGGGCCCATCCGTTCGAAAAACTCAAACGGGTCGAGACCCCGACAACCTATGTCGACGAAGAAAATGTCGCCCGCGTTCCCAAGCGCGCCGACATGTTCGCCCGCGCCCAGTTCGGCGACATGGGCAAGTCACTGCAGGACGCCGCGAAAGGCGGGTACTACGTGCGCAAGGCTGCGCCCAGCTTTGCCCAGCGCCGCGCGCTGGGTGCATTCGTTCTGTTGCAGGACGGTGAAAGCGCTGACCTGCGTAAGCCTGCCGATGCCGGACGCAATGCGGCAAACATCAAAGCGGCGACCTATTTCCTGGGCGTCGATGCGGTGGGTCTCAGCCGCTGTCCGGAATGGGCGTGGTATTCTCATGACGCCACTGGCGAAGAAATCGTGCCGCCTCATGATCAGGCCATCAGCATGATCATCGATCAGGGCTATGAAACGATGGAAGGTGCCAGCGGTGACGACTGGATCAGTGTCGCCCAATCCATGCGCGCCTACCTGCGGTTTTCGCTGCTGGGAGGTGTGCTCGCCCAACAGATCCGCAACCTGGGCTACAGGGCCAAGGCGCATACAGTGATGGATGGCGAGGTGCTGCAACCGCCGCTGTTGCTGCTCTCGGGGTTGGGAGAGGTCAGCCGGATCGGAGAAGTAATCCTAAACCCCTATCTGGGTCCGCGCCTGAAATCAGGCGTGGTGACGACCGACATGCCGATAGCGCATGACAAACCCATCGATTTCGGCCTGCAGACCTTTTGCGAGTCCTGCAATAAATGCGCCCGCGAATGTCCCTCGGGCGCAATCACCGCCGGACCGAAGCTGATGTTTAACGGTTATGAAATTTGGAAATCCGACAGCCAGAAATGCGCCACATACCGTGTAACGACGCCGGGCGGCGCGATGTGCGGGCGCTGCATGAAGACCTGCCCGTGGAACCTCGAAGGCATCTTCAAGGAACGCCCCTTCCGTTGGGCTGCGATGAACATCCCCTCGGCCGCGCCCGCGCTGGCCAGGCTGGACGATGCGGTCGGCAATGGCGGGTTGAACGACATCAAGAAATGGTGGTGGGATATCGAGTTGCAGCCTGACGGCGCCTATCGCCCCACGACGCACCCGTTGAACCGGCGCGATCTGCAAAAGGATCTGGACCTGAAATATGAGGATCAGACTCTCGCCGTCTATCCCGCTTATCTGGCTCCGCACCCCTGGCCCTATCCCTTTGCAATGGATCGAGAGGCCGGGATCGCAGCCTATGAGGCCATGGTGACGGCCGACGAATACAAGGCGCGCAAGGCAAGCGGGGACATGTCGATCATCCATCGCTATCAGATCGCCGGTGATGCGCCTGTGATGCGGGTCGCCGTGACCAAGGTCGACAAGATGACGGCGGATGTCACGAAATACGAATTCACATCGCTGGACGGTGCGCCCCTGCCGGGATGGACAGCGGGCGCACATCTGGACGTCCTGGTCGCGCCGGAATTTCTGCGGCAATACTCCATGTCCGGCGACCCGTCGGATCATGCGACCTATCAGATCGGAGTGTTGCGCGAGGATGTCGGGCGTGGCGGATCCGCGCTGCTGCATCGCATCTTCACCGAGGGTCGAAAGGTTTTCGTTTCCAAACCGATCAACCACTTTGAATTGGATGACACGGCAATCAGAACATTCCTCATGGGCGGCGGTATCGGCATCACCCCGATGATCGCCTTTGCCCATCACCTGCATGCACTGGGCCGCGAGTTCGAGTTACACTATTCGGCCAGCACACGGGACGGGGCGGGGTATCTGGATGATCTGGCCGCTATGCCTTGGGCAGATCGCGTTCATTTCCATTTCTCGGACGAAGGCACCCGCGCTGATCTGAATGTGATTCTGTCCGGCTACCGGGATGGATGGCATGTCTACACCTGCGGGCCGGATCGTTACATGAACGGTGTGATTCAGGCGGCAGAGCAGCAAGGCTTTCCCGAAGAGGCGCGTCATCTGGAATATTTCTCGGTTCCTGAAATGCCTGAATATGAAAACCACGCGTTTGAACTCAAGCTTGCGCGTTCGGGCCGGATACTGCCTGTGCCCGCAGATAAAGACGCGGCTCAGGTTCTGAACGAATCCGGTTTTCATGTGGATGTGAAATGCGCTGACGGCATCTGCGGCGTATGTAAATGCGGTGTCATTTCGGGCGAGGTCGAGCATCGGGATTTCGTTTTGTCCCGGAAACAGCGCGAAGGCGCCATGATCCTGTGCCAAAGCCGCGCGGCGGAACCTGATGGATTGATCGAAATCGATCTCTGA
- a CDS encoding xanthine dehydrogenase family protein subunit M produces the protein MDYHSPASFAEASALAANATGITRFLAGGTDVLVQLRSELVTPDTLIDIKKINGVHDITRNADGGWTLGVATTGAEMSEHPDLGRDWPGVVEAMDLIGSTQVQGRATLAGNLCNGSPAADSVPAMVAAGVTVTVTGPDGTRDVAVEDIPTGPGKTSLAKGELISAINIPTRGENGGDAYLRFIPRTEMDIAVVGVGVNLRLDGDVITEARVSLGAVAPTVLLVEDCANAIIGRTLDDAALDALTGAASAACNPIDDKRGTIAFRTEVAGVLARRAAKIAYARAKGENA, from the coding sequence ATGGATTATCACAGCCCCGCCAGCTTTGCCGAAGCTTCGGCTCTGGCCGCGAACGCGACGGGCATCACACGTTTTCTGGCGGGCGGTACGGATGTACTGGTGCAGCTGCGCTCGGAACTGGTGACGCCCGATACGCTGATCGACATCAAGAAAATCAACGGTGTACACGATATTACCCGCAATGCCGACGGTGGCTGGACGCTGGGTGTTGCCACAACCGGCGCCGAGATGAGCGAGCACCCCGACCTTGGCCGCGACTGGCCCGGTGTCGTCGAGGCGATGGACCTGATCGGTTCAACTCAGGTTCAGGGCCGCGCGACGCTGGCGGGCAACCTGTGCAACGGCTCCCCTGCGGCTGATTCCGTGCCCGCCATGGTGGCGGCAGGCGTGACCGTCACCGTAACCGGCCCCGATGGCACGCGTGACGTTGCAGTTGAGGACATCCCGACCGGGCCCGGCAAGACCTCGCTGGCGAAAGGCGAACTGATCTCGGCCATCAACATTCCTACCCGTGGTGAAAATGGGGGCGATGCCTATCTGCGTTTCATCCCCCGTACCGAAATGGACATTGCGGTCGTGGGCGTTGGTGTGAACCTCCGTCTGGACGGTGACGTCATCACCGAGGCGCGCGTGTCGCTGGGTGCCGTGGCACCGACCGTTCTGTTGGTTGAAGACTGTGCCAACGCGATTATCGGCAGAACTTTGGACGATGCCGCCCTTGACGCACTGACCGGGGCCGCGTCGGCCGCCTGCAATCCGATTGATGACAAACGCGGTACGATCGCATTCCGCACCGAAGTCGCCGGCGTTCTGGCCAGGCGCGCCGCGAAAATCGCCTATGCCCGCGCGAAGGGAGAAAACGCATGA
- a CDS encoding (2Fe-2S)-binding protein — protein sequence MSKLHVSTTVNGDAVEYLCDPRETLLDCLRDKLNLTGAKEGCGTGDCGACSVTVDGRLVCSCLMLGVEAEGKQIETVEGIADGDVLHPLQKKMIEYAALQCGICTPGILVAAKSLLEKNPNPTEEETRYWLAGNLCRCTGYDKIIRAVMDTAAEMREAS from the coding sequence ATGAGCAAGCTCCACGTATCCACCACCGTGAACGGAGACGCGGTTGAATACCTCTGTGACCCGCGCGAAACCCTGCTGGACTGTCTGCGCGACAAGCTGAACCTGACCGGCGCCAAAGAGGGTTGCGGCACCGGTGATTGCGGCGCGTGCTCGGTCACCGTCGATGGCCGTCTGGTGTGCTCGTGCCTGATGCTGGGTGTCGAGGCCGAAGGCAAGCAGATCGAGACCGTCGAAGGGATTGCGGATGGTGACGTCCTGCACCCGTTGCAGAAGAAGATGATCGAATATGCCGCGCTTCAATGCGGCATCTGTACCCCGGGCATTCTGGTGGCGGCGAAGTCTCTGTTGGAGAAGAACCCCAATCCGACCGAGGAAGAAACGCGCTATTGGCTGGCGGGCAACCTGTGCCGCTGCACCGGCTATGACAAGATCATTCGCGCCGTGATGGACACGGCGGCTGAGATGCGGGAGGCGTCGTAA